A window from Sulfurovum sp. TSL1 encodes these proteins:
- a CDS encoding prohibitin family protein, whose translation MPADMNDYFKKKRPSNSSTNDDNNRGGGSNFNNPFNNIGKGAPWMFIIIAIGFALFVLKPFTIINSGEVGIKINTGKFEEKPLEAGLHFFIPVLQKIIPVNTRIRMITYSDVRTGELGDAYRNLEGGLKRNPAITVLDKRGLTVNIDIAVQYRLKAESAPATIEKWGTSWEEKIINSKVREVVRDVVGRYTAEQLPEMRNEIAKAIETKVKESVDSLENKPVILSSVELRTINLPPKIKDQIERVQIAKQDVTIAEQEKEKAKQQAQRAAEVARGEAERNRIEAQGEADKIRIEAEEQAKANKLISNSLTAELLQLEQIKTQSKFNEALKVNRDAQIFLTPGGAVPNIWVDAKGKDQQRLMGQQQ comes from the coding sequence ATGCCAGCAGATATGAACGACTATTTTAAAAAGAAAAGACCGAGTAACAGCTCAACGAACGATGACAATAACCGTGGCGGGGGAAGCAATTTCAATAACCCGTTCAACAATATCGGGAAAGGTGCACCTTGGATGTTCATTATCATTGCTATCGGATTTGCACTTTTTGTACTTAAACCATTTACGATCATCAACTCCGGTGAAGTGGGTATTAAGATCAATACGGGTAAATTTGAAGAAAAACCTCTTGAGGCAGGACTGCACTTTTTTATCCCTGTGCTTCAAAAGATCATTCCGGTCAACACACGTATCCGAATGATCACATACTCTGATGTAAGAACAGGTGAGCTGGGTGATGCCTACAGAAACCTTGAAGGAGGGCTCAAAAGAAACCCGGCGATCACCGTACTTGACAAAAGGGGACTGACGGTCAATATAGATATTGCGGTACAGTACAGACTTAAAGCAGAAAGTGCACCGGCAACGATTGAAAAATGGGGTACGAGCTGGGAAGAGAAGATCATCAACTCTAAAGTGCGTGAAGTGGTACGTGACGTAGTCGGACGCTATACTGCTGAACAACTTCCTGAAATGCGTAATGAAATAGCAAAAGCTATTGAAACAAAAGTCAAAGAGAGTGTGGATTCGCTTGAAAACAAACCGGTTATACTCTCTTCTGTTGAACTTAGAACGATCAACCTTCCTCCAAAGATCAAAGATCAAATAGAAAGAGTACAGATCGCGAAACAAGATGTGACCATTGCAGAACAAGAGAAAGAAAAAGCAAAACAACAAGCACAAAGAGCTGCAGAAGTAGCGCGAGGTGAAGCAGAAAGAAACCGTATCGAAGCGCAAGGTGAGGCGGATAAGATACGTATTGAAGCAGAGGAGCAGGCCAAAGCCAATAAATTGATCTCCAACTCATTGACAGCTGAGCTTCTGCAACTAGAGCAGATCAAAACGCAAAGTAAATTCAATGAAGCGCTGAAGGTCAATAGAGATGCACAGATCTTCCTGACACCTGGCGGTGCTGTACCGAATATCTGGGTAGATGCAAAAGGTAAAGACCAGCAACGCCTGATGGGACAACAGCAATAA
- a CDS encoding branched-chain amino acid transaminase: MNKSKYIWMDGKFVPWDDAKVHVLTHTLHYGNGAIEGTKAYKTVDGRCAIFKLKEHTKRLLNSSKMTLMNVPYTAEELNAAQVELLQKNELFNGAYIRPLVYLGYGVMGLYHKDCPVNVSISAWEWGAYLGEEGLKKGVRIKITSVTRTPNTSGMGKAKAVANYLNSQMAKFEAVEAGYDEALLRDDHGYIAEASGAAFFMVRDGVLISPPSDNSLESITQQTIIDLAHDMGIRVERRRITREEVYIADEAFLTGTAAEVTPIREVDARIIGIGSRGPITEKLQTAYFDVVAGKNPDYIKYLTYIN, encoded by the coding sequence ATGAACAAATCAAAATACATCTGGATGGATGGCAAATTCGTACCTTGGGATGATGCCAAGGTTCACGTACTTACACATACACTGCATTACGGAAATGGTGCTATAGAGGGAACTAAAGCCTACAAAACAGTCGATGGAAGATGTGCAATCTTTAAACTCAAAGAACACACCAAAAGACTTCTTAACTCATCAAAAATGACACTGATGAATGTACCATATACAGCAGAGGAACTCAACGCTGCACAAGTAGAACTTTTACAGAAAAATGAACTCTTTAACGGTGCCTATATCAGACCACTGGTTTATCTTGGATATGGTGTCATGGGGCTTTACCATAAGGACTGTCCTGTCAATGTATCTATCTCTGCATGGGAATGGGGTGCCTATCTTGGAGAAGAGGGGCTCAAAAAAGGTGTGCGTATCAAGATCACTTCTGTTACAAGAACACCGAATACCTCGGGAATGGGTAAAGCCAAAGCAGTAGCAAACTACCTTAACTCCCAAATGGCGAAATTTGAAGCGGTTGAAGCAGGATACGATGAAGCATTGCTGAGAGATGACCATGGGTATATCGCTGAAGCATCGGGTGCAGCTTTCTTCATGGTAAGAGATGGTGTACTTATCTCTCCTCCTAGTGACAACTCACTGGAGTCCATTACGCAGCAAACGATCATAGACTTGGCACATGACATGGGTATCAGAGTGGAAAGACGCCGCATTACGCGTGAAGAGGTCTACATCGCGGATGAAGCATTTTTAACAGGAACGGCTGCAGAGGTCACACCGATCCGTGAAGTAGATGCCCGTATCATCGGTATAGGTTCAAGAGGGCCTATCACTGAAAAATTACAAACAGCCTACTTTGATGTAGTGGCAGGTAAGAACCCTGACTATATTAAATATTTGACCTATATCAACTAA